The following are encoded together in the Limanda limanda chromosome 12, fLimLim1.1, whole genome shotgun sequence genome:
- the cfd gene encoding complement factor D, with protein sequence MASGGQLIVAAAVFVASLISHSEGIIGGREALPHSRPYMASIQVPEGGNFTHECGGFVVADQWVMTAAHCLSTGANGRKVVLGVHSLSEPEETKQTFDILELYSHPDYSQSNYDNDIALIKLDRPVSVSEAVKPVEFLRVGGTNPGTGAEVDSAGWGSLDDLGSRPDKLKEVAVDMFSSTRCKRSDYYGRKFTSNMMCAHRVCADPCDQPFRKEDTCDGDSGGPLLYNGVVVGITSNGGKKCGQIRKPGIYTIVSHYTAWIDTTMSLQPSAATDQSS encoded by the exons ATGGCGTCGGGCGGACAACTGATCGTTGCTGCTGCGGTTTTTGTTGCTTCCCTCATTTCACACA GCGAGGGGATCATTGGGGGCAGAGAGGCATTGCCACACTCTCGGCCTTACATGGCCTCCATCCAGGTGCCAGAGGGGGGGAACTTCACACATGAGTGTGGGGGGTTTGTGGTGGCAGATCAGTGGGTGATGACGGCAGCTCACTGTCTCTCCACCGG TGCTAACGGGAGGAAGGTCGTGCTGGGTGTCCATTCTCTGAGTGAACCTGAGGAAACAAAGCAAACCTTTGACATTTTGGAGCTTTACAGCCACCCAGACTACAGCCAGTCCAATTACGATAACGACATCGCTCTAATTAAG CTGGATCGTCCGGTCAGCGTGTCCGAGGCTGTCAAACCGGTGGAATTCCTGCGAGTGGGAGGAACAAACCCCGGCACCGGTGCGGAGGTGGACTCGGCCGGCTGGGGTTCCCTGGACGACCTGGGCTCCAGACCCGACAAGCTGAAAGAGGTGGCGGTGGACATGTTCAGCTCGACTCGCTGCAAACGCAGTGACTACTACGGCAGGAAGTTCACCAGCAACATGATGTGTGCGCACAGGGTTTGTGCAGATCCCTGTGATCAGCCGTTCAGGAAAGAAGACACTTGTGAT GGGGACTCGGGGGGTCCTCTGCTCTACAATGGAGTTGTGGTCGGCATCACTTCCAACGGGGGAAAGAAGTGTGGCCAAATTAGAAAGCCTGGAATTTACACCATCGTCTCCCACTACACTGCATGGATCGACACCACCATGTCCCTGCAGCCGAGTGCAGCAACGGACCAGAGCAGCTAG